The following coding sequences lie in one Rutidosis leptorrhynchoides isolate AG116_Rl617_1_P2 chromosome 6, CSIRO_AGI_Rlap_v1, whole genome shotgun sequence genomic window:
- the LOC139854978 gene encoding uncharacterized protein has translation MQIHELEELRLQAYENSLIYKEKTKNWHGARIYKVKEFHPNDRVLVFNSRFKFPPCKLKSRWSGPYIVKRAYPTGYVELYGDNDTFKVNGLRLRHYFNEVNALELDDIKLYPK, from the coding sequence ATGCAAATACATGAATTAGAGGAACTTCGGTTACAAGCCTATGAGAACTCCTTGATATACAAGGAGAAGACCAAAAATTGGCATGGCGCCCGAATTTATAAGGTTAAGGAATTCCACCCAAACGACAGGGTTCTAGTGTTCAATTCTCGATTTAAGTTTCCGCCTTGTAAGCTAAAGTCTAGATGGTCGGGTCCTTACATAGTCAAAAGAGCTTACCCAACGGGCTATGTTGAGTTGTATGGAGATAATGATACCTTTAAAGTGAATGGGCTCCGATTGAGACATTACTTTAATGAAGTCAATGCTCTCGAGCTTGATGACATCAAGCTCTACCCAAAGTGA